Proteins encoded by one window of Sus scrofa isolate TJ Tabasco breed Duroc chromosome 12, Sscrofa11.1, whole genome shotgun sequence:
- the NSRP1 gene encoding nuclear speckle splicing regulatory protein 1 isoform X2 — protein sequence MATPDQSHICDLCCSLQQCQILNPLSKPKYIHNLLKAVEIRKKEQEKRMEKKIQREREMEKGEFDDKEAFVTSAYKKKLQERAEEEERERRAAALEARLDVTKQRDLSGFYRHLLNQAVGEEEVPTCSFREARSGIKEEKSKGYPDEVSSENRIPHEKCSLQTVVKVEENPDADSDLDAKSSEDDAVEENKGNCRREKGTETLKNNSKHHRNHTHSRSSSEEREHGTKHYAKSTKSRGHEKREDPHQERQSREQDSYFTDRDHRKEKKDSHRHREASYRDSHWKRPEQEDRLRGRDQRERNDREWKREKDKEKYPSREQERERQRNSYDRHGEKGEEKEEKSKEREARKERYENSDKSRDREKREVSFQSSERNRDRKENSPDSRAKDRFNQERANRMRNLEKDKERNPEKPSSSETSLGAKHRIPEECQETDKEQERPHEAVSKFAKRSNEETVMSARDRYLARQMARVNAKTYIEKEDD from the exons atggcaacgccagatcagagccatatctgcgacctatgctgcagcttgcagcagtgccagatccttaacccactgagcaag ccCAAGTATATTCACAACTTACTAAAAGCAGTTGAGATCagaaaaaaggaacaggaaaaaagaatggaaaagaaaatacagagagaacGAGAAATGGAAAAGGGAGAATTTGATGATAAAGAGGCATTTGTAACATCTGCTTATAAGAAAAAACTGCAAGAGAGAgctgaagaggaggaaagagaaaggagggctGCTGCACTCGAAG CCCGTTTGGATGTAACAAAGCAGAGAGATCTCAGTGGATTTTATAGGCACTTATTAAATCAAGCAGTTGGTGAAGAGGAAGTACCTACATGCAGCTTTCGTGAAGCCAG GTCTGggataaaagaagagaaatcaaaGGGATATCCTGATGAAGTAAGTTCAGAGAACAGAATACCTCATGAGAAATGCAGTCTCCAAACTGTTGTGAAAGTTGAGGAAAACCCTGATGCAGACAGTGACTTGGATGCTAAGAGCAGTGAGGATGATgcagtggaagaaaataaagggaacTGCAGAAGGGAAAAGGGCACAGAgaccttaaaaaataattccaagcATCACAGGAATCATACCCACTCACGATCATCTAGTGAAGAAAGAGAGCATGGTACCAAACACTACGCAAAAAGTACCAAGTCAAGAGGACATGAGAAAAGGGAAGATCCGCACCAAGAGAGACAGTCCAGGGAGCAGGACAGTTATTTCACTGACCGTGATCAccgaaaagaaaagaaggactcccacaggcacagagaggccagTTACAGAGATTCCCACTGGAAGAGGCCTGAACAAGAAGATAGACTGAGGGGAAGAgaccagagagaaagaaatgacagggagtggaaaagggagaaagacaaggagaaaTACCCCTCcagagaacaagaaagagaaagacaacgaAACAGTTATGACCGACAcggggagaaaggagaggaaaaggaagagaagagcaaagaaagggAGGCGAGGAAAGAAAGATACGAAAACAGTGATAAATCCAGAGATAGAGAAAAACGAGAAGTAAGCTTTCAATCTTCAGAAAGAAATcgagacagaaaggaaaacagccCAGATTCTAGGGCAAAGGATAGGTTTAACCAGGAAAGAGCCAATAGAATGAGAAACttggaaaaggacaaagaaagaaacccagaaaaaCCTTCTAGTTCTGAAACATCACTGGGGGCAAAACACAGAATCCCAGAGGAGTGTCAAGAGACGGACAAAGAACAAGAGAGGCCACATGAGGCAGTGAGCAAGTTTGCAAAGCGGAGCAATGAAGAAACTGTAATGTCAGCAAGAGACAGATACTTAGCCCGGCAGATGGCACGGGTTAATGCAAAGACATATATTGAGAAAGAAGATGATTAA
- the NSRP1 gene encoding nuclear speckle splicing regulatory protein 1 isoform X3 → MKQTKLEIQKALAEDSTVYEYDSIYDEMQKKKEESNPRLLLGKDRKPKYIHNLLKAVEIRKKEQEKRMEKKIQREREMEKGEFDDKEAFVTSAYKKKLQERAEEEERERRAAALEARLDVTKQRDLSGFYRHLLNQAVGEEEVPTCSFREARSGIKEEKSKGYPDEVSSENRIPHEKCSLQTVVKVEENPDADSDLDAKSSEDDAVEENKGNCRREKGTETLKNNSKHHRNHTHSRSSSEEREHGTKHYAKSTKSRGHEKREDPHQERQSREQDSYFTDRDHRKEKKDSHRHREASYRDSHWKRPEQEDRLRGRDQRERNDREWKREKDKEKYPSREQERERQRNSYDRHGEKGEEKEEKSKEREARKERYENSDKSRDREKREVSFQSSERNRDRKENSPDSRAKDRFNQERANRMRNLEKDKERNPEKPSSSETSLGAKHRIPEECQETDKEQERPHEAVSKFAKRSNEETVMSARDRYLARQMARVNAKTYIEKEDD, encoded by the exons ccCAAGTATATTCACAACTTACTAAAAGCAGTTGAGATCagaaaaaaggaacaggaaaaaagaatggaaaagaaaatacagagagaacGAGAAATGGAAAAGGGAGAATTTGATGATAAAGAGGCATTTGTAACATCTGCTTATAAGAAAAAACTGCAAGAGAGAgctgaagaggaggaaagagaaaggagggctGCTGCACTCGAAG CCCGTTTGGATGTAACAAAGCAGAGAGATCTCAGTGGATTTTATAGGCACTTATTAAATCAAGCAGTTGGTGAAGAGGAAGTACCTACATGCAGCTTTCGTGAAGCCAG GTCTGggataaaagaagagaaatcaaaGGGATATCCTGATGAAGTAAGTTCAGAGAACAGAATACCTCATGAGAAATGCAGTCTCCAAACTGTTGTGAAAGTTGAGGAAAACCCTGATGCAGACAGTGACTTGGATGCTAAGAGCAGTGAGGATGATgcagtggaagaaaataaagggaacTGCAGAAGGGAAAAGGGCACAGAgaccttaaaaaataattccaagcATCACAGGAATCATACCCACTCACGATCATCTAGTGAAGAAAGAGAGCATGGTACCAAACACTACGCAAAAAGTACCAAGTCAAGAGGACATGAGAAAAGGGAAGATCCGCACCAAGAGAGACAGTCCAGGGAGCAGGACAGTTATTTCACTGACCGTGATCAccgaaaagaaaagaaggactcccacaggcacagagaggccagTTACAGAGATTCCCACTGGAAGAGGCCTGAACAAGAAGATAGACTGAGGGGAAGAgaccagagagaaagaaatgacagggagtggaaaagggagaaagacaaggagaaaTACCCCTCcagagaacaagaaagagaaagacaacgaAACAGTTATGACCGACAcggggagaaaggagaggaaaaggaagagaagagcaaagaaagggAGGCGAGGAAAGAAAGATACGAAAACAGTGATAAATCCAGAGATAGAGAAAAACGAGAAGTAAGCTTTCAATCTTCAGAAAGAAATcgagacagaaaggaaaacagccCAGATTCTAGGGCAAAGGATAGGTTTAACCAGGAAAGAGCCAATAGAATGAGAAACttggaaaaggacaaagaaagaaacccagaaaaaCCTTCTAGTTCTGAAACATCACTGGGGGCAAAACACAGAATCCCAGAGGAGTGTCAAGAGACGGACAAAGAACAAGAGAGGCCACATGAGGCAGTGAGCAAGTTTGCAAAGCGGAGCAATGAAGAAACTGTAATGTCAGCAAGAGACAGATACTTAGCCCGGCAGATGGCACGGGTTAATGCAAAGACATATATTGAGAAAGAAGATGATTAA